A single genomic interval of Prochlorococcus marinus XMU1406 harbors:
- a CDS encoding high light inducible protein — protein sequence MTPEAERFNGWAAMLGFVAAVGAYVTTGQIIPGWF from the coding sequence ATGACACCTGAAGCAGAACGTTTTAATGGTTGGGCCGCAATGTTAGGTTTCGTTGCAGCAGTTGGCGCATACGTAACCACTGGACAAATCATTCCTGGT